Proteins from one Doryrhamphus excisus isolate RoL2022-K1 chromosome 19, RoL_Dexc_1.0, whole genome shotgun sequence genomic window:
- the afg1la gene encoding AFG1 like ATPase a, protein MAVWTPLSVRMSPSASLGCILRRSEQQFHKDLLKTLGGLFRRGYAVDARHAAAEVETSVVTAASFSGPLDHYSGLIREGTLREDEHQRAVLLKLDQLHKTLRGYSNTSTSIFQKLFSKPKPPKGHYIYGDVGTGKTMVMDMFYSHVETDKKKRVHFHGFMLDVHKRIHRLKQSLPKRKAGKMAKSYDPIAPVAEEISEEACLLCFDEFQVTDIADAMILKQLFENLFLNGVVVVATSNRPPEDLYKNGLQRVNFVPFIAVLQKYCQTLRLDSGIDYRKRNRPSSGKLYFLSSEPDAEATLDKMFDELAFKQNDITRPRVLNVHNRRVHLSKACGTIADCTFEELCDRPLGASDYLEMSHLFDTVFIRHIPLLTLNKKTQARRLITLVDALYDHKVRVVLLADHPLEELFVHEGDHHDHNESHILMDDLGLKREEASSLSIFSGEEEMFAFQRTVSRLTEMQTEEYWLEGDRSAKPKS, encoded by the exons ATGGCGGTGTGGACGCCGCTGTCTGTCAGGATGTCACCCTCAGCCTCTTTAGGCTGCATTCTGCGTCGGAGCGAGCAACAGTTCCACAAAGATCTGCTGAAAACTTTGGGCGGTCTTTTCAGACGAG GCTACGCCGTGGACGCCCGACATGCGGCGGCGGAGGTGGAGACGAGCGTGGTGACCGCCGCCAGCTTCAGCGGCCCCCTGGACCACTACAGCGGGCTGATTCGGGAGGGCACCCTGCGGGAGGACGAGCATCAGAGAGCGGTGCTGCTCAAACTGGACCAGCTGCACAAAACACTCCGAGGATACAGCAACACATCCACGTCCATCTTCCAAAAG CTTTTCTCCAAGCCGAAGCCTCCGAAGGGTCACTACATTTACGGGGATGTCG GCACGGGAAAAACGATGGTGATGGACATGTTTTATTCGCACGTGGAGACAGACAAGAAGAAGAGGGTGCACTTTCACGGCTTCATGTTGGACGTGCATAAAC gAATCCATCGACTGAAGCAGAGTTTGCCAAAGAGGAAAGCGGGGAAAATGGCCAAATCGTATGACCCGATCGCGCCGGTTGCCGAGGAGATCAGCGAGGAAGCCTGCCTGCTCTGCTTTGATGAGTTCCAG GTCACAGACATCGCCGACGCCATGATCCTCAAGCAGCTCTTTGAGAATCTCTTCCTGAACGGCGTTGTCGTCGTAGCAACGTCCAATAGACCCCCTGAAG ACTTGTATAAAAACGGGCTGCAGAGGGTCAACTTTGTGCCTTTTATTGCCGTTTTGCAG AAATATTGCCAAACTCTTCGTCTGGACTCCGGCATCGACTACCGCAAGAGGAACAGACCCTCCTCGGGGAAACTTTACTTCCT CTCCAGTGAGCCCGATGCAGAAGCAACGCTGGATAAAATGTTTGATGAGCTGGCCTTCAAGCAGAATGACA TAACTCGACCGAGAGTCCTGAACGTCCACAACAGGAGAGTGCATCTGAGCAAAGCATGCGGGACCATTGCAGACTGCACCTTTGAGGAGCTGTGCGACAGA CCTCTAGGGGCCAGCGACTACCTGGAGATGTCCCATCTGTTTGACACCGTCTTCATCCGCCACATTCCGCTCCTGACGCTCAACAAGAAGACTCAAGCCAGGCGACTCATCACGCTTGTGGACGCCCTCTACGACCACAAG GTGCGTGTGGTGCTCCTGGCAGACCACCCGCTGGAAGAGCTTTTTGTCCACGAGGGAGACCACCACGATCACAACGAGAGCCACATCCTCATGGACGACCTGGGACTGAAAAGA GAAGAAGCCAGCAGTTTGTCCATCTTCAGCGGAGAAGAGGAGATGTTTGCCTTCCAGAGGACCGTTTCCAGACTCACTGAGATGCAGACTGAGGAGTACTGGCTGGAGGGCGACCGCAGCGCTAAGCCCAAATCCTAA